A genomic segment from Nocardiopsis sp. Huas11 encodes:
- a CDS encoding C40 family peptidase, whose translation MLKLALGGAIALLVLVPMIGSVGIGSQERQRQSETAPGRIAGIPDVLMDAYVTAAARLEELHPGCTGMTWAILAGIGREESDHAAGHTIAANGDTTPPIIGPLLNGTGVGNNWTPHHDTDDGRWDSDTTYDAAVGVTQLLPAWWADRGVDGNDDGEADPHNVYDATAATTVELCTSHPQNTVDFTDRAQLREALYRYNPWDTYVDNVLSHIDEYTAMNLDDPTAHQVPADASERGRTAAEWGLAQVGKPYVWGGTGPHGFDCSGLTMKAWEAAGVSIPRVTTDQVNFGTSVTLDALAPGDLLFYDTGGPGAPPAHVTMYVGDGKMVNAPSTGKNIRVEPVNGPYYSARFMSATRPG comes from the coding sequence GTGCTCAAACTCGCCCTCGGCGGCGCCATCGCGCTCCTGGTACTCGTGCCGATGATCGGCTCGGTGGGCATCGGCAGCCAGGAGCGCCAACGCCAGTCCGAGACCGCCCCAGGGAGGATCGCCGGCATCCCCGACGTACTCATGGACGCCTACGTCACCGCAGCAGCCCGCCTGGAGGAACTCCACCCCGGCTGCACCGGCATGACCTGGGCCATCCTCGCCGGAATCGGTCGTGAGGAGTCCGACCACGCCGCCGGCCACACGATCGCCGCCAACGGCGACACCACCCCGCCGATCATCGGCCCGCTCCTGAACGGGACGGGCGTCGGCAACAACTGGACCCCGCACCACGACACCGACGACGGCCGCTGGGACAGCGACACCACCTACGACGCCGCCGTCGGCGTCACCCAGCTCCTGCCCGCCTGGTGGGCCGACCGCGGCGTCGACGGCAATGACGACGGGGAGGCGGACCCGCACAACGTCTACGACGCCACCGCTGCCACCACCGTGGAGCTGTGCACCAGCCACCCGCAGAACACCGTCGACTTCACTGACCGCGCGCAGCTCCGCGAAGCTCTGTACCGCTACAACCCCTGGGACACCTACGTCGACAACGTCCTGTCCCACATCGACGAGTACACCGCTATGAACCTCGACGATCCCACCGCACACCAGGTGCCCGCCGATGCCAGCGAGCGGGGGAGAACCGCCGCTGAGTGGGGCCTGGCCCAGGTCGGCAAGCCCTACGTCTGGGGCGGCACCGGCCCGCACGGCTTCGACTGCTCCGGCCTGACCATGAAGGCCTGGGAAGCCGCCGGAGTCTCCATCCCGCGCGTAACCACCGACCAGGTCAACTTCGGAACCTCCGTCACCTTGGACGCGCTGGCCCCCGGAGACCTGCTTTTCTACGACACCGGCGGTCCCGGTGCCCCGCCTGCCCACGTCACCATGTACGTCGGCGACGGCAAGATGGTCAACGCCCCGAGCACCGGCAAGAACATCCGCGTCGAGCCGGTCAACGGCCCCTACTACTCCGCCCGCTTCATGTCCGCCACCCGCCCGGGATAA
- a CDS encoding replication-relaxation family protein, which translates to MTATIALTDRDTRILRALHTHRVLTTPQIGELFFNGTYSRAAQRRLLKLAERDTVDRFVPRQGHWNAPYHWTLALEGARILAGRQGLTPQQIGYRPDAQRRMRISSQLPHTIGLAQSYVAFATNARATQSASLQRWWPQARCQTNWGRHVRPDAYLRWRQNDTDVDAFVEYDTGTEPLARVAAKISRYRNLAEETQLRSPVLFIVTGPKRLTNLCRVLDVGGGWVPVHVTTLDQLTYPGPARPIWRRAGDPACTLRSMIELT; encoded by the coding sequence ATGACGGCCACGATCGCACTCACCGACCGCGACACCCGCATCCTCCGGGCCCTGCACACCCACCGGGTCCTGACCACTCCGCAGATCGGAGAGCTGTTCTTCAACGGGACCTACTCACGAGCCGCGCAGCGCCGACTTCTCAAACTCGCTGAGCGAGACACAGTGGACCGGTTCGTGCCCCGGCAAGGCCACTGGAACGCCCCCTACCACTGGACACTCGCCCTCGAAGGGGCGCGCATACTCGCCGGACGACAGGGCCTCACACCCCAACAGATCGGCTACCGGCCCGACGCGCAGCGGCGCATGCGCATCTCCAGCCAGTTGCCCCACACCATCGGACTCGCGCAGTCCTACGTGGCCTTCGCGACCAACGCCCGCGCCACCCAAAGCGCCAGCTTGCAGCGCTGGTGGCCACAGGCCCGATGCCAGACGAACTGGGGCCGGCACGTCCGCCCGGACGCCTACCTGCGCTGGCGGCAGAATGACACCGACGTGGACGCCTTCGTCGAATACGACACCGGGACTGAACCGCTGGCCCGCGTCGCGGCGAAGATCAGCCGCTACCGCAACCTCGCCGAGGAGACCCAACTCCGTTCCCCGGTGCTGTTCATCGTCACCGGCCCGAAGCGGCTCACCAACCTGTGCCGCGTGCTCGATGTCGGCGGCGGATGGGTGCCCGTTCACGTGACCACCCTCGACCAACTCACTTACCCGGGGCCGGCACGTCCCATCTGGCGCCGAGCAGGAGATCCCGCCTGCACCTTGCGCTCGATGATCGAGCTCACCTGA
- a CDS encoding type IV secretory system conjugative DNA transfer family protein, which translates to MITVNLMLLATITGFALLLWIASVFALRWIRHTYLAKGAHTLEIHAPPTTTIDHAQAFWTTVLGLLRPRWTHRLLAPHLAWEYVASERGARIQLWIPGAVNVGAVERAVAADWPGATTHRVPTTSAIPHGAHTFGRWMGMARGDHYPLRTKFTDDPLRNLFGELSDLSPGQHAVVRVCARPAPARRAARVRDTAARLRGLHTPLVPDPLTRHTGSRTTVLPGITDDVRAILTKASSPRLACQVSVLLTTEHASVQARQRLRGRSRSVAATLAAYTSGLNSLRRRWMPFPNLWTNRRYLARGYLLSTTELAAIAHLPTDPAVPGLTRAGARRVAPSPDVPRSGRVRVIGEADAGPRRPIAHGIADARQHTHIIGKTGSGKSTLLARMICQDAEAGRSALVIEPRGDLVLDVLDRLPKRAIGRTVVFDPADSTPPPRINVLQLGSPDHAADTVTGILHRIYADSWGPRTEDILRASTLTLARAKDPGLTIGHIPRLLADDAWRTRILSAARMNGALADFWRWYERQSPQMRAAATDPLLNKLRAILLRPWAAAVLASGASTVNLPALLDHGGLALVRLPKGHLGEDTSALIGTLVLSAAWNAITARAAVPEDRRPDTAVYLDEAANFLQLPGSVADMLAEARGYRAAMVLAHQDLGQLPPATRTAVATNTRTKIFFTTSPADAAILAQHTLPHLNAHDLSHLGPYQAAVRTIHGAAELPAATMRTLPLPDPVKGRARQVRKAARRFSPPPTRTRMTDPRQEGTR; encoded by the coding sequence GTGATCACCGTCAACCTGATGCTCCTGGCCACCATCACTGGATTCGCCCTGCTGCTGTGGATCGCCTCCGTGTTCGCCCTGCGCTGGATCCGCCATACCTACCTGGCCAAGGGCGCCCACACTCTGGAGATCCACGCACCGCCCACCACGACCATCGACCACGCCCAGGCCTTCTGGACCACCGTGCTCGGGCTCCTGCGGCCACGCTGGACACACCGCCTCCTCGCACCGCACCTGGCCTGGGAGTATGTGGCATCTGAGCGTGGAGCGCGCATCCAGCTGTGGATCCCCGGCGCCGTCAACGTCGGGGCGGTCGAGCGTGCCGTGGCCGCCGACTGGCCAGGCGCCACCACCCACCGGGTCCCCACCACGAGCGCCATCCCGCACGGAGCGCACACCTTCGGCCGGTGGATGGGCATGGCCCGAGGCGACCACTACCCGCTGCGCACCAAGTTCACCGACGACCCCCTGCGCAACCTCTTCGGGGAGCTCTCCGACCTCTCACCGGGACAGCACGCTGTGGTTCGTGTCTGTGCACGCCCCGCACCCGCACGCCGAGCCGCCCGTGTCCGCGATACCGCCGCACGCCTGCGCGGCCTGCACACTCCGCTCGTCCCCGACCCACTCACGCGACACACCGGGTCTCGAACGACCGTGCTGCCGGGCATCACCGACGACGTCCGCGCGATCCTCACCAAAGCGTCCTCACCGCGCCTGGCCTGCCAGGTCAGCGTCCTACTCACCACCGAACACGCCAGCGTCCAGGCCAGGCAGCGCCTGCGCGGACGGAGCCGGTCCGTCGCCGCGACCCTGGCCGCCTACACCTCCGGCCTCAACTCCCTGCGCCGACGCTGGATGCCCTTCCCCAACCTGTGGACGAACCGCCGCTACCTGGCCCGCGGCTACCTGCTCAGCACCACCGAACTCGCTGCCATCGCCCACCTGCCCACCGACCCGGCCGTCCCCGGGCTCACCCGCGCCGGCGCCCGCCGCGTCGCTCCCAGCCCAGACGTGCCTCGCTCCGGAAGAGTCCGTGTCATCGGCGAAGCCGACGCCGGACCACGGCGCCCCATCGCCCACGGCATCGCCGACGCCCGCCAGCACACTCACATCATCGGCAAGACCGGCTCCGGCAAATCCACGCTCCTGGCCCGGATGATCTGCCAGGACGCCGAAGCCGGACGCAGCGCCCTGGTCATCGAACCCCGCGGCGACCTCGTCCTGGACGTCCTCGACCGCCTGCCCAAACGCGCCATCGGCCGCACCGTCGTCTTCGACCCGGCCGACTCCACCCCGCCACCGCGCATCAACGTCCTCCAACTCGGCAGCCCCGATCACGCAGCTGACACCGTCACCGGCATCCTGCACCGGATCTACGCCGACTCCTGGGGACCGCGCACCGAGGACATCCTCCGAGCGAGCACCCTCACCCTCGCCCGCGCGAAGGACCCCGGCCTGACCATCGGGCACATCCCGCGCCTGCTCGCGGACGACGCCTGGCGTACTCGGATTCTGTCCGCGGCGAGGATGAACGGGGCCCTGGCCGACTTCTGGCGCTGGTACGAACGACAGTCCCCGCAGATGCGCGCCGCCGCCACCGACCCACTGCTCAACAAGCTCCGCGCCATCCTGCTGCGGCCCTGGGCAGCGGCCGTTCTGGCCTCCGGCGCCTCCACTGTGAACCTGCCCGCCCTGCTCGACCATGGCGGCCTGGCCCTCGTGCGCCTGCCCAAGGGCCACCTGGGCGAGGACACCTCCGCGCTCATCGGCACGCTCGTGCTGTCCGCCGCCTGGAACGCCATCACCGCTCGCGCAGCCGTTCCCGAAGACCGACGCCCGGACACCGCCGTCTACCTCGACGAAGCCGCTAACTTCCTGCAACTGCCCGGCTCGGTCGCCGACATGCTCGCCGAAGCCCGGGGCTACCGCGCGGCCATGGTCCTCGCCCACCAGGACCTGGGCCAGCTCCCACCGGCCACACGCACAGCCGTGGCCACCAACACCCGCACGAAGATCTTCTTCACCACCTCACCCGCCGACGCCGCGATACTCGCCCAGCACACGCTCCCGCACCTGAACGCCCACGACCTGTCCCACCTCGGCCCCTACCAGGCCGCGGTCCGCACCATCCACGGCGCTGCCGAACTCCCGGCCGCGACCATGCGAACCCTGCCCCTGCCCGACCCCGTCAAGGGCCGAGCCCGTCAGGTTCGTAAGGCCGCCCGCCGCTTCTCCCCACCACCGACCCGTACTCGGATGACGGACCCGCGTCAGGAGGGGACACGATGA
- a CDS encoding VirB4 family type IV secretion system protein, whose translation MTHPPDIRLHPRHLDIDGQLTQTMIVTGYPHDARAGWADALLNYPGHADIAFHIVPVPGPVAAHRLRRRRARLESAWRSDAAHGRLEDPQRTAATQDAADLAERVAMGESRLFRLAVYITVHAPTIEQLAADVHHLAALAGSILMDLSPATYRPWEGWRSTLPLGTDALRMTRTVDTEAIAALMPFAGADLTADSGATAVVYGENAHSGGMVVWDRFHGGLDNSNAIILARSGAGKSYLAKLELLRSLYAGVQVSVIDPTDEYGRLADVVAGNRVRLGLEQGRLNPFDLPATGEQAFSQRVLFLHTLVAAMVGSLHASESAALDRAVLAAYAERGITQDPATWDRTPPVLADLVTRLRAVAGEVDHASAGTGLADKLAPFTDGSHRGLFDGPSTARLTGHLTVVSLHHLPEQLKTVGLLLILDALWRQVSAPGPRRPRLITIDEGWTLLRDPVGARYLFQLAKNARRHWAGLTLITQDVADLLATDLGRAVAANAATQILLRQAPQNLDAVCESFHLSHGERQIVATTERGSALLAAGQHRAVFRAIASPVEHRLITTDPAELARMENHQ comes from the coding sequence ATGACGCACCCGCCGGACATCCGCCTGCACCCGCGCCACCTGGACATCGACGGCCAGCTCACCCAGACCATGATCGTGACCGGCTACCCGCACGATGCGCGCGCCGGATGGGCGGACGCGCTGCTCAACTACCCCGGGCACGCCGACATCGCCTTCCACATCGTGCCCGTTCCGGGCCCAGTGGCCGCGCACCGCCTGCGCCGACGCCGCGCCCGGCTGGAATCGGCTTGGCGCAGCGACGCCGCCCACGGCCGTCTGGAGGACCCGCAGCGCACCGCTGCAACTCAGGACGCCGCCGACCTGGCCGAACGCGTCGCGATGGGGGAGAGCCGACTCTTCCGCCTGGCCGTGTACATCACCGTGCACGCCCCCACCATCGAGCAGTTGGCCGCCGACGTGCACCACCTGGCGGCCCTGGCCGGATCGATCCTCATGGACCTGTCCCCGGCCACCTACCGCCCTTGGGAGGGATGGCGCTCCACCCTGCCCCTGGGCACCGATGCCCTGCGCATGACTCGCACCGTGGACACCGAAGCCATCGCCGCCCTCATGCCCTTCGCCGGAGCGGACCTGACAGCCGATTCCGGCGCGACCGCCGTCGTGTACGGGGAGAACGCGCACTCCGGCGGGATGGTGGTCTGGGACCGGTTCCACGGCGGGCTGGACAACTCCAACGCGATCATCCTGGCCCGCAGCGGGGCTGGGAAGTCCTACCTGGCCAAGCTCGAACTGCTGCGGTCCCTGTACGCGGGGGTCCAGGTCAGCGTCATCGACCCCACCGACGAATACGGTCGGCTGGCCGACGTCGTCGCGGGCAACCGCGTACGCCTCGGACTGGAACAGGGGCGTCTCAACCCCTTCGACCTGCCCGCCACCGGCGAACAGGCCTTCTCCCAACGGGTGCTGTTCCTGCACACCCTGGTGGCCGCCATGGTCGGCTCCCTGCACGCGTCCGAGAGCGCCGCCCTGGACCGCGCCGTCCTGGCCGCCTACGCCGAACGCGGCATCACTCAGGACCCAGCCACCTGGGACCGGACACCCCCGGTCCTGGCGGACCTGGTCACGCGCCTTCGCGCAGTTGCTGGCGAAGTCGACCACGCCAGCGCCGGGACCGGCCTTGCCGACAAACTCGCGCCCTTCACCGATGGATCCCACCGCGGCCTCTTCGACGGCCCCAGCACCGCCCGCCTCACCGGCCACCTGACCGTCGTGTCCCTGCACCACCTGCCCGAGCAGCTCAAGACCGTCGGTCTCCTGCTGATCCTGGACGCCCTGTGGCGCCAGGTCAGCGCTCCCGGCCCTCGGCGGCCTCGGCTCATCACCATCGATGAGGGCTGGACGCTGCTCCGCGATCCCGTCGGCGCCCGGTACCTGTTCCAGCTCGCCAAGAACGCCCGACGCCACTGGGCCGGACTCACTCTCATCACCCAGGACGTCGCCGACCTGCTCGCCACCGACCTCGGCCGAGCCGTCGCCGCTAACGCCGCCACCCAGATCCTGCTTCGCCAGGCCCCGCAGAACCTCGACGCCGTCTGCGAGTCCTTCCACCTCTCCCACGGAGAACGCCAGATCGTCGCCACCACCGAACGCGGCAGCGCCCTCCTGGCTGCCGGGCAGCACCGCGCCGTCTTCCGCGCCATCGCCTCACCCGTCGAACACCGGCTCATCACCACCGACCCCGCCGAACTCGCGCGAATGGAGAACCACCAGTGA
- a CDS encoding PrgI family protein — protein MDQDVSTWHARIPADIDRPEPILWNLTARQLLVITPAMLTGWALLSLLLGRVPTWLLGVIALVLIALAWVLACGRKDGIGLDQMAWLAARWKATPRRRHPPVPVVNEHGIVDAGGHSALVLACTSVPFHLFSGEEQDQALATFAGFLDALNAPTQILIQRRRMDLTPHVDRLRSGIGDLPTPLQRAARSHAAFLDDLQHNYDLIHHQVLLVLTAPGSPGTAADALLRRAQDTATHLGALDIRARVCDGPTAERIIRDSLQPNATTTAREERR, from the coding sequence ATGGATCAGGACGTGTCCACCTGGCACGCACGCATCCCCGCCGACATCGACCGACCCGAGCCCATCCTGTGGAACCTGACTGCCCGCCAGCTTCTGGTCATCACCCCGGCCATGCTCACCGGATGGGCACTGCTGTCCCTGCTCCTCGGACGGGTGCCCACCTGGCTCCTGGGTGTGATCGCGCTCGTGCTTATCGCCCTGGCCTGGGTGCTCGCCTGCGGCCGCAAGGACGGCATCGGCCTCGACCAGATGGCTTGGCTGGCCGCGCGCTGGAAGGCCACACCTCGGCGCCGACACCCGCCCGTCCCCGTCGTGAATGAGCACGGCATCGTCGACGCGGGAGGACACTCCGCCCTCGTCCTGGCCTGTACCAGCGTCCCGTTCCACCTGTTCTCCGGAGAGGAACAGGACCAGGCCCTGGCCACGTTCGCGGGCTTCCTCGACGCACTCAACGCACCTACCCAGATCCTCATCCAGCGCCGCCGGATGGACCTGACCCCGCATGTGGACCGGCTGCGCTCCGGTATCGGCGACCTGCCGACCCCGCTTCAGCGGGCGGCCCGCTCCCACGCCGCGTTCCTGGACGACCTTCAGCACAACTACGACCTGATCCACCACCAGGTGCTCCTCGTGCTGACCGCCCCCGGTTCCCCGGGCACGGCCGCAGACGCGCTGTTGCGCCGAGCCCAGGACACCGCCACCCACCTCGGGGCGCTCGACATCCGCGCCCGAGTCTGCGACGGCCCCACCGCCGAACGCATCATCCGGGACTCCCTCCAACCGAACGCCACCACCACGGCCAGGGAGGAACGACGATGA
- a CDS encoding pilin gives MVIAAAPAWADLGDAHFFAYQLKDVIRRLTRLGQALAVSVATLFIVVAGLRWMMAGGEPGEIDKAKRGFQSAAIGYGIAIAGQAILYALDFLGEFEGPP, from the coding sequence GTGGTGATTGCCGCGGCTCCGGCGTGGGCCGACCTCGGTGACGCGCACTTCTTCGCCTACCAGTTGAAGGACGTCATCCGTCGGCTCACCCGCCTGGGCCAGGCGCTCGCCGTGTCGGTGGCGACGCTGTTCATCGTCGTGGCGGGTCTGCGCTGGATGATGGCCGGTGGCGAGCCTGGGGAGATCGACAAGGCCAAGCGGGGCTTCCAGAGCGCGGCGATCGGCTACGGCATCGCGATCGCGGGACAGGCGATCCTCTACGCCCTGGACTTTCTCGGCGAGTTCGAGGGTCCGCCATGA